The bacterium genome contains the following window.
GAGGCTGGTGTAGTCGGATCTACTGGACCAGTACAGGCGGTTGACGATCCGCGACGGCGGCCCGTATAATTGGCGCCGGCGATGGAGCTCGCCTGACAACCGCCCGCGTTCCTTCCGACCGCCGGCTGATAGCTCCTACCTCACGCGGGGTGGGAGCTTTTCCGTTGCCCCCCGGGAAGGGACACGCACATGGATCACATGTGGCTGCTGGGCGCACTCTGGATCGGGCTCGCATTGGTCGCAACGCTGTGCGCGACGTGGCTGGGGGTGTCCGTCGCGCTGACCGAGATTGTGATCGGCGTCGGCGCCTCCTGGGTCATCACGGCCCGGTGGGGGGCCGCGGCGATGGGCGCGGGGGAGGGGTGGATCACCTTTCTCGCCGGAGCCGGCGCGGTCATTCTCACGTTCCTTGCCGGCGCGGAGCTCGACCCGGTCGCGTTTCGCAAGACCTGGAAGGAAACCACGGTGCTTGGCCTGATCGGCTTCGTGGCGCCGTTTCTCGGCGCCGCGTGGGTGGCCCGGGCGGTGCTCGGCTGGGATCCTCGCGCCGCGTGGCTCGCCGGCGTGGCGCTGTCGACGACGTCCGTGGCGGTCGTCTACGCCGTACTCTTGGAACTGGGCCTCAACAAGACCCCGTTCGGCAAAGTCATCCTCGCGGCGTGCTTCATCAATGACCTCGGCACCGTGATCGCGCTCGGCCTCCTGTTCGCCCCGTTCACCTGGAAGACGGGCGCCTTCTCGCTCGGGACCCTGGCCGCGCTGTTCGCGCTGCTGTGGACGACGGAGCATCTGTTCCGCCATCACGGCGGACGGACGTCCGAGTTCGAGGCCAAGTTCCTCCTGTTTGCCCTGTTCGGCCTGGGGTGGCTCGCGGCGTGGTCGGGCTCGGAAGCCGTGCTGCCCGCGTACCTGATCGGCATGGTGCTCGCCGGAACGGTCGGCCGCGACGCGGAACTGATCCGGCGCCTCAGGACGCTGACGCTCGGCCTGCTGACGCCGTTTTACTTCCTGCGGGCCGGGTCGTTCGTGCAGGTCCCGGTGATCGCGGCCGGGCTCGGGACGTTCGCCGCGCTCTTCTTCGCGAAGGCGGTGAGCAAGTTCGTGGGGATCTTCCCGGTCACGATGGCCCAACGGTATCCAAGACACGACGCGATGTACACGACGCTTCTGATGTCGACCGGCCTCACGTTCGGCACGATCTCATCGTTGTACGGACTCTCGCACCGGATCATCACGCAGTCGCAGTACTCGTTCCTCGTGGCCACCGTCATTGCGAGCGCCGTCGTGCCGACGTGGATCGCGAACCGGTTCTTCCTCCCGCACCACCACCTGCGCCCGGTTGACGGATCGGAAGGGGACGTCGCGCTGGAGGCCGCCGCAGCGACCGACTGACACCGCCGGGCCGCGGGGGGCCGGGCGGTCTCGGCGCCGCCCGCACCGAAGCACACGGACATCGTGAGCGCACCGTCCGGAGGGCGGCCCTCGGCGATTCGGGAAGTCGCGGCCCTCTTTCTCAAACTGGGCTGGATCGCCTTCGGCGGTCCCGCCGCGCACATCGCCCTCATGCGGCAGGAGGTCGTGGCGCGGCGGAAATGGATGACCGAGCAGCAGTTCCTCGACCTGCTCGGGGCGAGCAACCTGATCCCGGGGCCCACCTCCACGGAACTCGCGATCTATCTCGGCTACGCGCGGGCGGGACGAGTCGGCCTCGTCCTGGCCGGCGGGCTCTTCATCCTGCCGGCGATGCTCCTGGTGCTCGCGTTCGCCTGGGCCTACGTACGCTATGGCTCGCTGCCCCAAGTGGCCGCGCTGCTGTACGGGATCAAGCCCGTCATCATCGCGGTGATCGTCCAGGCGATCTACGGCCTGCTGCGTACGGCGGTGAAAACGTGGCGGCTCGGTCTCGTGGTTGTCCTCGCCATGGCGCTGTATTTTCTGGGGCTCAACCCGCTGGTGCCGTTGTTCGGACTGGCGGTGCTCGTCATGGTGATCGAGAACCGATCCCGGCTGCCGCTCCGCCGGCGGGTGTTGCCGGGGCGCGCGCTGCTGCTCGTCCCGGCGGTGCCCGTCGATCCGGGCGCGGTGGCGCCGGCGGCCGCGGGCGGCTTCAGCCTCGCGACGCTGTTTCTGACGTTTCTGAAGATCGGCGCGACCCTCTACGGCAGCGGCTACGTCCTGCTCGCGTTCCTGCGCGACGACTTCGTCCGGCGGCTTGGGTGGCTGACGGACCGTCAGCTCCTCGATGCGGTCGCGGTCGGGCAATTCACGCCCGGCCCGGTCTTCACC
Protein-coding sequences here:
- a CDS encoding cation:proton antiporter is translated as MDHMWLLGALWIGLALVATLCATWLGVSVALTEIVIGVGASWVITARWGAAAMGAGEGWITFLAGAGAVILTFLAGAELDPVAFRKTWKETTVLGLIGFVAPFLGAAWVARAVLGWDPRAAWLAGVALSTTSVAVVYAVLLELGLNKTPFGKVILAACFINDLGTVIALGLLFAPFTWKTGAFSLGTLAALFALLWTTEHLFRHHGGRTSEFEAKFLLFALFGLGWLAAWSGSEAVLPAYLIGMVLAGTVGRDAELIRRLRTLTLGLLTPFYFLRAGSFVQVPVIAAGLGTFAALFFAKAVSKFVGIFPVTMAQRYPRHDAMYTTLLMSTGLTFGTISSLYGLSHRIITQSQYSFLVATVIASAVVPTWIANRFFLPHHHLRPVDGSEGDVALEAAAATD
- the chrA gene encoding chromate efflux transporter, producing MSAPSGGRPSAIREVAALFLKLGWIAFGGPAAHIALMRQEVVARRKWMTEQQFLDLLGASNLIPGPTSTELAIYLGYARAGRVGLVLAGGLFILPAMLLVLAFAWAYVRYGSLPQVAALLYGIKPVIIAVIVQAIYGLLRTAVKTWRLGLVVVLAMALYFLGLNPLVPLFGLAVLVMVIENRSRLPLRRRVLPGRALLLVPAVPVDPGAVAPAAAGGFSLATLFLTFLKIGATLYGSGYVLLAFLRDDFVRRLGWLTDRQLLDAVAVGQFTPGPVFTTATFIGYLTGRWTGAIVATAGIFLPSFVFVAVVYPLVPRLRASPWTAAFLDGANAAALGLMAAVAWQLGVTSVVDLVTLTLAVAAAVLLIRYRVNSAWLVLGGAAAGLLAKFAAP